The Calliphora vicina chromosome 3, idCalVici1.1, whole genome shotgun sequence genome contains a region encoding:
- the LOC135953575 gene encoding ankyrin repeat and BTB/POZ domain-containing protein 2 isoform X2 yields MYCAKDCNCSLCRELRGFKPIKIPKKPAPRPPSTSIFGRLNENFILRRRGSSSLKTFQPQSLKCSEMCQQRDMGHIYDFCKRQTNTPSPTPVTQAPSSTSPILGKDKPATAPKPNHKVVIYFGDSLAYRGKSNLIDATKESKAEEVVMEQKQMAASLPSTLELQITNNQLQNEVMSRSSEALKNDELPPYIESVENGVINIKIEGNYQRATALVEKVSKPTQAVVGKPKDISDDECSEDGDDVLSEPCDWSFVQEWRARPIGNIRPDINSQQPNAAAPFSYTSGLPVTTNHSSANISPLNASALQNPSTPSGRIQNPAVATPAPRIPKEVAQRPLIPTSGGHSNATPINISSNGTTYFENSQTKHHTSSASNCNNITKPIPQRAIAGPARLTVQSTPVRSQPPMLSGSLNQQQQQQHLNTSTPLRSSEKSSMDFSSANIGIPIDSGYQHSPNTSTKPNHSTRTHHHEFRALERVQECHSSSDENRSSGHASMSDTGGHGSSSPGGVALGPLPEDRLAAGVTNRSTRSRTTANHPRARHRATPAKAPWSGNGLEDIKLAIQQLTMRSQTSTSTYSSISAGSESSEPARRLGRYASLETVNTNVTSADEFVWVDSHNRLVELQHPPWSQHCIMKVVRDGRCKDQADRVSPDAVSRLGYLLQRALVRIAREVQRLSSNLGLCSKQEVAGAFKIVLCPVLADSCIKACLRAAAMFAVPGDSALKQSKSSRAGIQLSVGRFHRWMTDSRLGKFIHEYAAVYLCAGIENLLEEILLQCFLTDSTSQLTAAALEHAISISGDMWGLLQPFAHLNAGRIASGALTMPRWASQSSLGSGTHQSGSSAGSSNISLEPCLLTTCVGSVNELKELTLRAQQKFQHCAISNAALSALFYFMRCSQLEHSEFGSQQGAVSANNSNANSSQNVQELCYERAYVVLPPLVEWLRVASAHAEYRCAVMVDKDDIMQAARLLLPGVDCPMRSVSHDEELPTKKAHFPHLATATPIPMSISEDTSELGKRATIALAFKLMLTGRAELLAQASNLLPPTTRYDTLNHAGMTALMIASIRNDEVVIQALLDAGCDPNIEVPAIGNQNYPAIHPDTQHWTSVTFAASRSNFLALRCLLERGGKVEGGARQSEDKHTLTPLQVACGSGNIEVVSLLLVHGANAFLSTQQKDSMSFAGSAQRGCYCAISVAAAHGQRTVLRKLLSTPISQGSKDVLSLEEMLAEGDSPSARATTVADRLANSEIANTLNKTQIKSLQEAMYHSAENNHLDITIELRTLGVPWTLHCWMHALAAAHEIRLDAVIDQLLQDFLQVCPDDYSVQFVSECLPLLFNIFRYSKNEGTTLLLADIFATCFGWQQIKVIKEPVSQPVNSSRIDPKFVNNPELSDVTFRVEGKIFYGHKIVLVTASPRFQNMLCSKLSEGSTPTVQINDIRYHIFQLVMQYLYSGGCSSLDVSKGDVLELMAAASFFQLEGLLRYTESRCSDMIDIDNVVAMYIHAKVYNALKLLEFCQGFLLQNMVALLTYDDSVKRLLFAKKIPNHDVLTGLLQALQQRIKERKSLGSCSFRQHLNTPSLTGSSINNANTLGVGQK; encoded by the exons ATGTATTGCGCCAAAGATTGTAACTGCAGTTTGTGCAGAGAACTGAGAGGTTTTAAACCCATTAAAATTCCCAAGAAACCAGCACCTCGCCCTCCTAGTACCTCCATTTTTGGACGACTTAATGAGAATTTCATTTTACGCAGACGTGGTTCCAGTTCCCTTAAAACATTTCAGCCACAGTCCCTGAAATGCAGTGAAATGTGCCAACAGCGCGATATGGGACACATTTATGATTTCTGCAAACGCCAAACGAATACACCATCACCCACACCTGTAACACAAGCTCCCTCATCTACTTCGCCCATCTTAGGCAAAGACAAACCCGCCACAGCGCCAAAACCCAATCACAAGGTTGTCATTTACTTCGGTGACTCTTTGGCTTATCGTGGTAAATCCAATTTAATAGATGCCACCAAAGAATCAAAAGCGGAGGAGGTGGTGATGGAGCAGAAGCAGATGGCGGCATCGTTACCTTCAACACTAGAACTGCAAATAACTAACAACCAGCTGCAGAATGAGGTCATGAGTAGAAGTAGTGAAGCGTTAAAGAACGATGAATTGCCGCCATACATTGAAAGTGTGGAGAATGGTgtgattaatattaaaattgaagGCAACTATCAGCGAGCTACTGCTTTGGTGGAAAAGGTATCGAAACCTACCCAAGCTGTGGTGGGTAAACCAAAGGATATTAGTGATGATGAGTGTAGCGAAGATGGTGATGATGTTCTCAGTGAACCTTGTGATTGGAGTTTTGTGCAGGAATGGAGAGCACG gcCAATTGGTAATATACGCCCCGATATAAATTCACAACAGCCTAATGCTGCTGCTCCCTTTTCCTATACATCGGGTTTGCCGGTTACAACGAATCACTCAAGTGCCAATATTTCGCCATTGAATGCATCCGCACTGCAGAATCCTTCAACGCCATCGGGACGTATACAAAATCCAGCTGTGGCCACGCCAGCACCACGAATACCCAAAGAAGTGGCTCAAAGGCCTTTAATACCCACATCGGGAGGGCATAGTAATGCAACTCCGATAAACATCTCCTCTAATGgtacaacatattttgagaattcTCAAACAAAACATCACACCTCTTCGGCTTCCAATTGCAATAATATAACCAAACCCATACCACAGCGAGCTATAGCTGGACCTGCACGTTTAACGGTACAAAGTACTCCAGTTAGATCGCAACCGCCCATGTTAAGTGGGAGTCTGaatcaacaacagcagcagcagcacctAAATACCAGCACACCTCTGAGGAGTTCTGAAAAATCATCTATGGATTTTAGTTCGGCCAACATAGGTATACCAATCGATTCGGGTTATCAACACAGTCCAAACACTTCCACAAAACCCAATCATTCGACACGTACTCATCATCATGAATTCCGCGCTTTGGAACGTGTGCAAGAGTGTCATAGTTCCTCAGATGAAAATCGCTCATCTGGACATGCTAGCATGTCAGATACGGGAGGCCATGGTAGTTCTTCACCAGGTGGCGTGGCCTTAGGACCTTTGCCAGAAGATCGTTTAGCTGCTGGAGTTACAAACCGCAGTACGCGGTCACGTACTACTGCCAATCATCCTAGAGCCAGACATCGAGCTACGCCTGCTAAAGCTCCCTGGAGCGGCAATGGCTTGGAAGATATTAAGCTAGCCATACAGCAGCTTACAATGCGTTCCCAGACTAGTACCAGCACCTATAGCAGTATCAGTGCCGGTTCAGAGAGCTCCGAACCAGCAAGACGTTTAGGTCGTTATGCTTCCTTGGAAACCGTGAATACAAATGTAACCAGTGCCGATGAATTTGTTTGGGTGGATTCCCATAATCGTTTGGTGGAGTTGCAACATCCTCCCTGGAGCCAGCATTGTATAATGAAAGTTGTACGTGATGGTCGTTGTAAAGATCAAGCGGATCGTGTGTCACCTGATGCTGTTTCACGTTTGGGTTACCTATTACAAAGAGCTCTAGTGCGTATAGCTCGTGAGGTTCAACGTCTATCTTCCAATCTTGGTTTATGTTCAAAGCAAGAAGTTGCAGGTGCATTTAAAATTGTCCTGTGCCCTGTGCTGGCAGATTCCTGTATTAAAGCGTGTCTTAGAGCGGCAGCTATGTTTGCGGTACCAGGTGATAGTGCTCTCAAGCAAAGTAAATCCTCTAGAGCCGGTATTCAGCTGTCGGTGGGGAGATTTCATCGCTGGATGACTGATTCTCGACTAGGAAAATTTATACATGAATATGCTGCTGTATATTTGTGTGCAGGCATTGAAAATCTGCTGGAAGAAATATTACTTCAATGTTTTCTTACTGACTCGACTTCACAATTAACTGCAGCTGCTCTGGAACATGCCATATCAATATCTGGTGATATGTGGGGCTTACTTCAGCCATTTGCTCATCTGAATGCAGGCCGCATAGCTTCAGGTGCCCTAACAATGCCGCGATGGGCAAGTCAGTCGTCTTTAGGTTCGGGTACTCATCAAAGTGGTTCGTCGGCAGGCAGCAGTAATATAAGTTTAGAACCTTGTCTACTAACCACCTGTGTGGGCAGTGTCAATGAGCTGAAAGAGCTAACTTTAAGAGCTCagcaaaaatttcaacattgtgCAATATCAAATGCCGCTTTATCTGCTCTTTTCTATTTTATGAGGTGTTCGCAATTGGAGCACAGTGAATTTGGTTCTCAGCAAGGAGCTGTTAGTGCCAACAACTCAAATGCTAACAGTAGTCAGAATGTGCAAGAACTATGTTACGAACGTGCCTATGTAGTGCTGCCCCCTTTGGTGGAATGGTTAAGAGTAGCATCGGCTCATGCTGAATACCGCTGTGCTGTTATGGTAGACAAGGATGATATAATGCAGGCGGCCAGACTATTACTACCAGGAGTTGACTGTCCCATGCGTTCCGTGTCACATGACGAAGAACTTCCTACGAAAAAGGCACACTTTCCCCACTTAGCCACGGCTACACCCATACCAATGAGCATAAGTGAAGACACCTCCGAGTTAGGGAAACGTGCAACAATTGCTTTGGCTTTTAAACTAATGCTAACGGGGAGAGCTGAACTTCTAGCTCAGGCTTCAAACTTGCTACCGCCAACTACCCGCTATGATACCCTCAACCATGCTGGAATGACGGCTTTAATGATTGCCAGCATAAGAAATGATGAAGTGGTCATACAAGCTCTACTTGATGCAGGCTGCGATCCAAACATTGAAGTTCCTGCAATAGGTAATCAAAACTATCCCGCCATCCATCCGGATACACAGCACTGGACTTCGGTAACATTTGCGGCCAGTAGATCGAATTTTTTGGCTTTAAGATGCCTATTGGAACGTGGTGGCAAGGTGGAAGGTGGAGCCAGGCAGAGTGAAGATAAACATACTTTAACACCTTTGCAAGTGGCATGCGGCTCTGGCAATATTGAAGTGGTTTCTTTGCTGCTAGTGCATGGAGCTAATGCTTTCCTGTCTACCCAACAAAAGGACTCAATGAGTTTTGCTGGCTCAGCACAAAGAGGCTGTTATTGTGCTATATCTGTAGCGGCAGCTCATGGTCAACGTACGGTATTAAGAAAACTTTTATCGACGCCTATATCCCAAGGATCCAAGGATGTTTTGTCCTTGGAAGAAATGTTGGCCGAGGGTGATAGTCCAAGCGCTAGAGCAACCACGGTGGCAGATCGTTTAGCGAATAGCGAAATTGCAAATACTCTAAACAAAACTCAGATCAAGAGTCTACAAGAAGCCATGTACCACAGTGCTGAAAACAATCATTTGG ATATTACGATTGAATTACGAACGCTAGGCGTGCCTTGGACTTTGCATTGCTGGATGCATGCTTTAGCGGCAGCTCATGAAATACGCCTCGATGCTGTTATAGATCAATTGCTCCAAGACTTTTTACAAGTATGCCCCGACGACTATAGCGTTCAATTTGTTAGCGAATGCTTGCCTTTGCTGTTTAATATATTCCGTTATAGCAAGAATGAAGGCACCACCCTGTTGCTGGCCGACATATTTGCCACCTGTTTCGGCTGGCAACAaatcaaagttattaaggaGCCTGTTTCACAACCTGTAAACAGTTCTCGCATAGATCCGAAATTTGTAAATAATCCAGAATTAAGTGATGTTACATTTAG AGTTGAGGGCAAAATATTTTATGGTCACAAAATCGTATTGGTAACGGCCTCACCAAGATTCCAAAACATGCTCTGTTCTAAGTTGAGTGAGGGCAGCACACCCACTGTACAAATCAATGATATACGGTATCATATATTTCAATTGGTCATGCAGTATTTATATAGTGGAGGATGTAGCAGTTTAGATGTCTCCAAAGGAGATGTTTTAGAACTAATGGCCGCCGCTAGTTTCTTCCAGTTGGAAGGTCTACTACGCTACACCGAATCTAGATGCTCCGATATGATAGATATTGACAATGTGGTGGCCATGTATATACATGCAAAG GTTTATAATGCCCTCAAATTGTTGGAGTTTTGTCAGGGCTTTTTATTGCAGAATATGGTGGCTCTGTTGACTTATGATGACTCTGTTAAGAGATTGTTATTTGCCAAAAAGATACCCAATCATGATGTATTAACTGGACTTTTACAGGCCTTGCAGCAGCGCATTAAGGAACGTAAGTCCTTGGGCTCTTGCAGTTTTCGCCAACACTTAAACACACCTTCTTTGACTGGTTCATCCATAAATAATGCCAATACCTTGGGAGTTGGCCAGAAGTGA
- the Cpr78E gene encoding uncharacterized protein Cpr78E, protein MLRYLCLIVLISTIYGAPVDDTASSHDVHPTHVNSNPLHISSHAVDEHVQEGDLKKLTTKPPKVVEILESGSEHQVDGSYSFHYRGADGSFREETAVVKNQGMDNEYLEINGAYSFFDSDGKEVVVHYKADDKGFVPVGNNIPDAISLAARENSQLPPIKKDDDDDDDDE, encoded by the exons ATGTTAAGATAT TTGTGTTTAATAGTGTTGATTTCCACCATTTATGGTGCTCCAGTGGATGATACTGCTAGCAGTCATGATGTACATCCAACTCATGTCAACTCAAATCCTTTGCATATCTCCTCACATGCTGTTGACGAGCATGTGCAGGAGGGTGACCTGAAAAAGCTGACCACCAAACCACCAAAAGTTGTGGAAATATTAGAATCTGGTTCTGAACATCAGGTAGATGGTTCTTATAGTTTCCATTATCGTGGAGCTGATGGCAGTTTCCGCGAAGAAACAGCTGTTGTAAAAAATCAGGGTATGGATAACGAGTATTTGGAGATAAACGGTGCTTATTCGTTCTTTGATTCTGATGGCAAAGAGGTAGTAGTGCACTACAAAGCAGATGATAAAGGTTTTGTTCCAGTAGGTAATAATATACCCGATGCTATATCACTGGCAGCCAGGGAAAACAGTCAACTTCCTCCTATCAAAAAagatgacgacgatgatgatgacgatgaatGA